Within Kineothrix sp. MB12-C1, the genomic segment TCTTTTCCGAACTTTAAGGAAACCTCTTCGGTCAGCGCTATATTTTCCGGCTTGGAATAATTTAATGCAGCTTTCCTGCATCCAACATATAAAAGCTTCTTAATATCTTCCATCCGGTGTACATTTCCGGCACCAGTTACAGGAAGTTCTGTTTTTACACATATTTCTTTAATGATATCAAGAGCCTCTTCGTGTTCAGCATCCCCTTTTGACATGTCGAAAATCAAAAGTTCATCCGCATTATTATCTTCATAAAAACAAGCCAGCTTTACCGGATTAGTATCAATAATCGTAACATCGGAAAGATTCTTAACTGCATTTCCTTTATAAAGATAGATACAGGGAACTAATTTTTTATAATCGCCATTCATGTATATGCTCCTTTTTTACAAACTGCCCTTTGTACTTAGCACATCTGTAATTCTTTCGTCTCTCATCACCGCTTCATCCAAAGCCTTACCGAAAGCTTTAAACATAGCTTCTATCATATGATGGTTATTTATTCCTGACAACATTTTCAAATGAAGATTCATACCGGCTGAATAAGAAATTGCATAAAAGAATTCTTTTACCAATTCGGTATCAAGTCCACCCACTCGTTCTGTCGTAAATGTACAGCCAAAGTCAAAATAGGGCCGACCGCATAGGTCAATAGAACATAAAGTAAGCGCCTCGTCCATGGGGAGGATAGAGGAACCATAGCGCTTAATCCCCACTTTATCACCTAGAGCTTCCTTAATAGCCTGCCCTAAGACGATCCCGGTATCTTCTACCGTATGATGACCATCCACCTCTAAATCACCCTTTACTTTTACCTTTAAATCAAAAAAGCCGTGCTTGGAAAATCCCTCCAGCATATGATTGAAAAAGCCGATTCCTGTATCGATTTCGCTCTTTCCCGTGCCGTCCAGATTAAGAGTCATGGAAATGTCGGTTTCCTTTGTTTTTCGTTCTAATGTCGTATTCCTTGCCATAAAACCACCATACCTTTCTATAATACCCTTTTAAGTCATGACTCTTCAAATCTTACTTTAATTGAATTCGCATGTGCCGTCAGCCCTTCGCTCTTTGCAAATAATTCGATATCCCTATGTACCTTAAAAAGGGCTTCTCTCGAATAAGAGATAATACTCGTCTTTTTCATAAAGTCATCCACATTCAAAGGGGAGAAAAACTTCGCAGTACCATTGGTAGGCAATATGTGATTAGGACCTGCATAATAGTCTCCCAGCGGTTCGGAAGAATATTCGCCGAGGAATATCGCACCTGCATTTTTAATCTTAGTCATAATCTCATAAGGATTAGCTGTTAATATCTCTAAATGCTCCGATGCAATTTCATTGGCAGCTTCGACAGCTTCCTCCATTGTATCAGCTATAAGAATATAGCCATAGTTATTCAACGACTTTTGAATGATTTCTGAACGCGACAACTCTTTTGTTAATCGCTCGGCCTGAAGAGATACCTCTTTTGCCAGCCCTTCACTCGTAGTAATTAAAATAGCACTTGCCATTTCGTCGTGTTCCGCCTGAGATAGAAGATCCGAAGCCACGTAGAGGGGATTGGCTGTCTCATCAGCCAGTACAAGAATCTCGCTTGGTCCGGCGATGGAGTCGATACTTACGTAACCGAAGCATGCCTTTTTAGCAAGAGCTACATAAATATTTCCCGGTCCGGTAATTTTATCAACCTTAGGAATGCTCTGAGTGCCGAAAGCCATAGCCGCAATCGCTTGTGCACCTCCTATTTTATAAACCTCATTCACTCCCGCTATATCTGCGGCAACTAAGGTGCCTGCATAAATCTTCCCTTTTTTGTCGGGAGGCGTGGTCATAATAATTCTCTCCACACCGGCTACTTTGGCAGGAATTACATTCATCAGAACGCTGGAAGGATAGGCGGCAGTACCACCTGGCACATAGACACCTGACAGACCGATAGGTGTAACCTTCTGCCCTAATATCGTGCCATCCTCTTTCGTATCGATCCAGCTATTGTGGAGCTGCTTTTCATGAAAGCTCTTTATATTGTCAGCGGCCTTTTTCATCACTTCGATAAGAGCCGGATCCACTTGCTTATAAGCCTCTTCGATTTCTGCTTTCGTTACTCTTACCGTCGATGCATCTATATGACATTGATCGAACTTCTCGGTATACTCGAAGATAGCTTCATCCCTTCGCTCCCGGACATTTGCAATAATATCAGCAACAATAGCCTCGAACTGACCGTAATTATTCGGACTTCTCTTTAATAATGTATTTAATAGATCTGTTTTAGATTCTGAGGTTAGCTTAATTATCTTCATTTACAGTCTTATTCCTTTCCGGTACAGTTTCAATTCTGTTCTTATTTCGATGCATCTGCCAGCGCAATGCGCGTACGTAAATCATGAATCAGCTTCTTGATACGTTCCGTTTCCATCTGCATACTCACCTGATTAACAATCATCCTTGCAGAAAGGGGACAGATTTCTTCCAGTACTTCAAGGCCATTCTCATTTAAGGTAGAACCGGTCTCGACAATATCTACGATAACATCCGATAGCTTCACGATAGGGCCGAGTTCTACAGATCCATTCAGCTTAATAATGTCTACCGTCTGATGTTTTTTGTTATAAAAGTAGTCTTTCGCAATATTAGGATATTTGCTCGCTACACGAATCATTTCATGATGTTTCAAAAGCTCCTTTGCGCTGGCAGGTCCGCATACGCACATTCTGCACTTGCCAAAACCGAGGTCCAATACTTCATAGACCCGTCTGTTTTCCTCCATAATGGTGTCTTTTCCAACCACTCCTATATCAGCAGCGCCATATTCCACGTAAGTAGGTACATCGGGCCCCTTGGAAAGAAAAAAACGAAGTTTTAGTTCCTCATTAACAAAAACAAGCTTTCTTGAGCTTTTGTCTTTCATTTCCTCACAAGTGATTCCAATTTCTTCTAAAAGCTCCAATGTTTTATTTGCAAGCCTTCCTTTTCCCAAAGCGAAGGTCAGATATCTTTCTTCTTTACTCATACCCCGCCTCCTCGTCTTTCTTCGGACTAAGAACTACCTTTTTCCCTTCCCTACGCAGCTTCTTTGCCCTTTCCAAGTCTTCCTTATAACTCGCTTGCGTATATGTTATGACCATCGCTGCGTCCGGAATCTTAACTTCTATATGTTGCCTGCTAAGAGCGGCCATCAAATCATCGATAACAATTACAAATCCGATGGCTGGTGCATTCTTCCCGAAACGGGATAAAAGAGTATCATATCTTCCTCCTGTTACAATCGCATCACCCACACCATAAGTATAGGCTTTGAAAATAACTCCCGTATAATAATGATATCGACTCAGCATTCCTAGGTCGAAAGAGACATATTTCTCAACGCCATAAGCACACAAAGCTTCATAAAGTTTCTCAAGTCGTTCAACCGCCTGAATCGCCCGTGAATTGCCGGTAAGTTCTTTGGCCTTAGAAAGAGCTTCTGTGGAGCCGAATAAATCGGTAACCGTTAACAACCTCTCCCGTAATATGGGATCGATATTTTTGCCGATTAAAAGTTCCTCCGCACCGAAATAATTTTTCCCTGATATGTATTCCCGAAGCTCACTCTCCGTCTCTTCATTAATCCCTGCTTCTATGCAAATCCCTTTGAAATATTCCACATTGCCGATGTTGAGCTGGAAATCCTGTATTCCGGTTTCTAATAAGGTCTCAATAATAAGGGCTGCCATCTCTGCATCCGCTTCCACACTCGCATCTCCAATGAGCTCCGCTCCCATTTGAGTCGCTTCCTTTAACTTACCTTGAAGATTAGTCGTATTCGTGAAGGTATTTCCCACATAACAGAAGCGAATCTGCACATTTTCATCCATAAAGTATTTCGAAGCGCATCTGGCCATAGAAGGCGTAAAATCCGGACGAAGTACGAGAGTCTCTCCTTCTTTATCATAAAATTTGTACAATTCCCTGGAAGGGGTCGTTCCTATTTCTTTTGAAAATACATCGAAAAATTCAAAGGTAGGTGTCTGTATATCTTCATATCCATAACTTCTTATCTTATCTAAAATCCATGTTTCTACGGTTAACTTTTTCGCATACTCGTTACCGTATATATCCCGGACGCCTTCCGGCGTATGTAGAAATTTCATATCCATAATACTAGAATCCCCTTCTTTTGCTTTATCAAGTTACAGTGATATCAAATTAGCACAACAAATTACACGTAGTATAACGCAAAAAAGGAATCTTGTCAAATAAGGAATTCTCTATCCTCTAAATCTTTCTGAAGGACATCCAAATAGGGAACAAAAACGCCATTTTTCTTCGGTATCACATATTCCGGATTCAGTTCCTCAAAGCGGAAGCTCTTCCGCCCTCCTCCAGTGGCCCTCTCCCAGAAGAAAGCCAGCATATCGTAAGTTAAATAGTAAAATAAATCTTTATGCGTGTAATAAATGATAAAAAAAGCGATACCTCTTTGCTTTTCGAATTGCTTCATGAATTCTACCTGATGTTCATGTATATTCTGAAGGGCAAAGGTATCAGTTCCGCATTCTTTCGCATCAAAGCATACCGGTATTCCTTGTACAGCCCCGATATAATCGACGGTACTTTTCTGCTCGAAGTAAGCTAAGGTGATATGCCTGCTTTGCTTATCGATAGTAATTGGAGTGATCGGTGTTGGCACCTTCTGAATAAGAGCCAGTCCGCTTTCCAAATATCTTTCATTTGTTAGGTTAATAAGATCCTCTAAGGTAGAACCCCGAAGACCTCTCGAATTCCAAGTTCCCATTTTCTTTCCTATTCCAGCCTTTTATAAGTCATCTTCTATTAAATGAAAAATCGGGGGTTCTTCTGCAATCAGCTTTTTTTCACTAATTGCTTCGAATTCTCCGGTAAGTACCGGGAATTCCAAACGGTGAGCATGAAGAAGCTGGCTTTCCACTTTATACTTTTTCTTATAGTTATCGTTGAACTTGCGGTCTCCATACTTATAGTCGCCCAGAAGAGGATGGCCGATGGAAGCAAGGTGTGCTCTAATCTGATGGGTCTTGCCCGTAATCAGTTCTACTTCCAACAACGTTTTATCTCCTATAACCTTCAAAGGTTCATATTTCGTCTTAATAAAGGAAGATTCTGCTCCATTCGGCCGCTTTGTAACGACTACCTTATTTTTCTTCTCATCTTTTGTCAGATAGCCCTCAATCAAGGTAGCATGTACAATCTTCCCCTTCACGTAAAGTCGGTAATATTTATGAAGGCTTCTATCCTTTAATAATTCACTCATTTTCTGACTGCCTGCAATTGTCTTTCCGCAGATGACCATACCACTCGTATTGCGGTCCAGGCGATTACAAACGGAAGGCCTGAACGTATGTAATTCTTCTTTTGTGATTTCTCCATGCATCAGCAGATATCCAATAAACCATTCATTGAGAGAAAGGTCTTCCGGATGTGCTTTCTGCGTCAATAACCCGGCAGGCTTATTCACAATTAAAACATGATGGTCTTCATAAATAACGGGAAGCTTTCCATATGCTTCATAAGCTTTTTTATAATCTTTATACTGTCGGTCTAAAGATTCCGGAATCTCCGACCCTTTCCCTTTCATCTTTTCCAAGGTTTCCTCTGAGAAAAAGAGACGAATTTCATCGCCGATTATCAGCTTCTCATTTCCGGAGGCTTTTTTACCATTAAGTACGATGTTCTTTTTGCGTAGCATTTTATAAAGAAAGCTATTCGGAGCTTCTTTCAAATATTTATGTAAATATTTATCTAGGCGCTGGCCTGCTTCATTTTCTTTTATAATTAAAAGTTGCATAATAATCATGCCTTTCTTATAGTCCAGGCTCGATGCCATTTATAGCGTAATCGACAGTAAGCAGCTCAGAATATCTTGTAATTTTTTCTCGGCATCCTCGTTTTTAATACCTTCCAGACTTTTTAAATTATCGAGACTTTCACAATACTTTTGTAGATTTGTATCAATTTTAACCGTTATATTTTTATAGCCGCTCTGTTTTAGCATACTTTCGATATGCCGGGCACAAGCCTTTTCGTCACAGGTAGCATCTTCCGAGAAGCCACAGATAATGGAATCCTTCACGACCATATGACTGACTTGATAATTCTTCTGATAGGAGGTGAAAAACAAATCGTAGAGATAGGTGAGGCCTTCTTCTTGTTTCTGAAGCCTCTGGTGTGCCTCATCCGAACAGCCTCTGGCCTTTAGAAACATTATCATAGAAACCGCACTTCTACTGGCAGGAAGAAGGCCGACCACTGCGGCAATTGTCCATATACTCTTCTTATCTCCCCCGTTAAGCCATAAGCCAATTCCAAAAATACCCAAGGATAACGCGAACATAAAAACAGTCCTTATAATAACCTTTATGCGTTGTGCCACTAAATAACCATATTCACCCTTTTTTACTCTACTGCCGATTTTCTTTCGTTCCATACTATCATTTCACTTTCTGTATTATTTCAATTACCAATCATTGTGTTTTATTTATATTATTTAATTATCCTAAGATTTTTTATGCCCGTTACTTTAATAAGTTCATAATTCCTAACAACCAGGAATGAGGTATCACTTTTGCCATAACATGGAAGGATTTGATAGGAAGGCTGCAGACGGATATCGCTTTCTTATCGTACGAATCTAAAAGGGCTTCTCTTACTACTCTCTCTACATCCACCATCGTCCATTTCTTAAGGCCAAGGGTGGAACCGGAACGTTCTGCAACATCGAAAAACTCTGTATCCACCGGCCCCGGACAAACTGCTGTTACCCATATATTCCGTCCGCGCAGTTCTTCCCTCAATGCCCTCGAAAAACTGAGTACATAAGATTTGCTGGCCGCATAAACAGCAAAATTCTTCTGCGGCAAGAAGCCTGCACTGGAAGCGATCTGGAGGATACGACTGTTCTTTTGCATATAAGGAATGCAGTAATAAGTCATTCTGGTCAATGCTTTACAATTCACATCCAACATATCCAGTTGCTCTTCAATACTAAGGGAGTCGAATGCTCCCATTAAGCCAAAGCCTGCACTGTTAACGAGCATACGAATCGTTACGTCCTCGATTTCAAGGATCTTGCCGAAAGCGCGCATATCATTTACATCGGTCACATCCATGGCAATTACCTTCGTCGGCATCTCAATGAGCTTAGCCAGCTCAGTCATACGTTCTTTCCGCCTTGCGATAAGCCAAATTTCATCCATCTTATGAAAAATCTTATCCATCTGCAAAGCAAATTCCAATCCCAGGCCAGAAGATGCACCGGTAATAATCGCTATATTTTTTCTTTTCATAAAATTCACCCTTTTCTATTTTTATTTCCCCGTTCACATTTTAGGGTCTTTCCTTTACTTTTTCTTATGAACATTTCGTATTGTTTTCTTCTTAAATGATGCAGATTTTGTATTTTTCGTTCTTCTATCTTTTACCGAACCATTCGGGGATGATGTCTTTTTACCTACTGAAGGCACGGCAGCTCTCGGACGGATTAAACATTTTTTATCGAATCCGATGAGATCTTCCCTGCCTGCACTGACTAGTGCTTCATATACGAGATCGTAGTTCTTAGGATTCCGATACTGTATCAGCGCTCTCTGCATCGCCTTTTCATGCGGGTTTCTGCAGACATATACATTTTTGCCATCCCGCGGATCGATTCCGGTATAATACATAACGGTAGATACGGTGGAAGGAGTAGGGTAAAAATCCTGCACCTGCTCCGGCATATAACCCAGGTCACGCAAATACTCCGCAAGCTCTATGGCCTCCTTTAACGTAGAACCGGGATGGGAGGACATCAGATAAGGAACGAGGAACTGTTTTTTATCCAACTGTTCATTTATCTTTTTATATTTTTTGATGAAACGCTCATAGACAGCATTTTCCGGCTTTCCCATTTTCGATAGAACAGCATCGGAAATATGCTCCGGTGCCACTTTAAGCTGACCGCTGACATGATGTTCCACCAGCTCCTTGAAAAAAGTATCGTCCGCATCTTCCATAAGATAGTCAAAACGAATGCCGGAACGTATAAATACCTTTTTCACCTTCGGAACCTCCCGCAATTTACGCATAAGCTTAAGGTAATCACTATGGTCAACGGTAAGATTCTTGCAAGGAGAAGGGAACAAACACTGTTTAGTCTTACACACTCCTTGTGTGAGCTGTTTTTCACAGGAGGGATGGCGAAAATTAGCGGTAGGTCCGCCCACATCATGTATATATCCTTTGAAATCTTTATCTTCTGTAATTAAATGTGCTTCCTGCAAAATGGATTCATGACTTCTCACCTGCATCGTCCTTCCCTGATGAAAGGTGAGGGCACAGAAATTACAGCCCCCAAAGCAGCCTCTGTTACTGATTAAGGAAAACTTAATCTCTGAGATAGCAGGAACTCCGCCCATTTCTTCATAAGAAGGATGGTAAGTCCTCTGATAAGGCAAGTGGTATACGTAATCCATCTCCTCTGTGGTCAAAGGCTTCGAAGGTGGATTCTGTACGACATAAACACCGTTCGGATAGGCTTCTATTAAATAATTTCCTGTGAAAGGATCGGTATTTTCATACTGTAGGGCGAAGCTATCCGCATACTTCTTGCTATCCTGCTTCATTTCTTCATAAGAAGGAAGTTCTATACTATCATAGATTCCGGATATATCCCTTGTTTTATACACAGTTCCCATAATAAAAGTAATATCTTTTACGCTAATACCGCTGTTTAGGGCATCTGCAATCTCTACGATGGAATGTTCTCCCATACCATAAGAAATTAAGTCCGCCTGTGAATCCAATAGAATGGAACGTTTGAAGCTGTCCGACCAATAATCATAGTGAGCAAGTCTGCGCAGACTCGCTTCAATTCCACCGATAATAATGGGTACTTCCTTGTAAGTTCTGCGTATTAGATTGCCATATACTACGGTTGCATTATCCGGTCTTTTATAAGCTTCTCCACCCGGAGTATAGGCGTCGCTTTGTCTTCTCTTTTTCGACACATAATAATGATTCACCATAGAGTCCATATTCCCGGATGCAACAAGAAATCCAAGACGAGGCTCCCCAAATACAGTGATACTTTTATCATCCTTCCAATCCGGCTGCGAAATAATTGCAACGCTATAGCCATTCGCTTCTAAGATCCTGCTAATTACTGCATGACCAAAAGAAGGATGGTCCACATAAGCATCTCCTATCACATAAACGAAGTCAGGTTGTTCCACACCCTGTTCTAATAATTCTTCCTTTGTTATCGGTAAAAATCCATTCACCCGTTCAATTCTCCTATCTTTGCAATTCATCCAAATCTCATTCTTTTGTTTGTGAAACTATTTCTTTATGTATACAACGGAGAAAATTCCATAAAGTCTTCGATATAATAATCGGCTAATTCCTTCTTTTTCTCCCTTTGTGTTCTGGAATATAAATCTTCTACAGCACATACCCTCATTCCGGCAGATTTTCCGGCCGTAATTCCGGCAACAATGTCCTCGAACACAAGACATCTGGAAGGCTCCACCTTAAGCCTATCCGCTACTGCCAAATAAATATCAGGGGAAGGCTTTCCGCGTTCCACCTCGCAAGAAGTCATGATACAGGAAAAGTATTTTGATATATCGTGTACCTTTATAACATTTTCTACCAATTCCCTGGAATTACTCGTTGCGATTCCTAATTTGATCTTATTTTTACGACAATATTTCAGAAAAAGGTTCACTCCATTTTTCAAAGGAACTTCATTGCTATATTTATCCCAAGCCATTCGATTCCAATCATCCTTTATTTTCTGAATGGGATCAGGAAGTTGAAAATGTTCCTTAAAAAAGTGAGCGGTCTCGCTAAAGCTCTTTCCTTCTATCTGCCCCTGTAACCCGGAAGGAAGATTCAGCCCAAACCTCCCAAGGTATTCAATATCTATCTGTTCCCAAATCCACATGGAATCTACCAAGGAACCGTCCAAATCAAAAATAACTGCATCAATATTATGTAACATTATCTTAAAAACCTTTCTCTCTTATCCAACTCAATATCATACCATAAATGAAAGGAATCCGCACGTTATACTTTATATAAATAGGAGAAACAAAACAAATGTTTTACAACGGAAAAACCGCCTGACTGCACAAACAATCAAGCGGTTTCTTGTTTTAATAACGTTCTATCCTATCATGAAAAAACCTACTGCCGCAATAATATAAACCGATATTAGCTTAAGGCCTTCCATCCAGTCGGTCCTTCCTGCCTTTACAATATGGTTTACAATAAATACGCTGGCTCCAAACAAGAAAATTTCTCCTGCTTTAAAAACAATGCTCATAGGCGTTTCCGATATGAAAAGACTCATAATAACCGAAATCGGAATGACGAATAGTACGATTTGTAAACTGGAGCCTACTGCAATTTCAATGGCGATATCCATTTTATTCTTAAGAGCCATAATAATTGCTGTGCTATGCTCCGCTGCATTTCCTACGATAGGTATCAGAATAATACCTATGAACATCTGGGAAATTCCGGCTGCTTCTGTCATCGGTTCGATACTTCCCACCAGAAATTCTGATTCGACAGCAATCAGGATAGTGGCTACTGCAAGAATGACGGTACTGGCAATAAGGCTCCACTGAGCCTCTTCTTCTTCGTCCTTTTCATCATATAGATCATTCTGGCTTTTGAAGGAATAAATAACACCGACAACATATGTGATGAGCATAATGATGCTTGTAATAATGCTAAAGGTCATATATTTTCCAACAATGACATCCTCTTGTATCTTCGCGGTAAATACGGCAGGCATAGCAAGAGCCACTACGGCAAATAAAAGCATGGTTGCCGTGGAGCGGCCTAATTTCGCATCGTATTTCAGCACCTTATGTTTCAAGCCTCCGGCTAGTATGCTACAGCCGAGTACTAATAAAATATTTCCAAGTACAGAACCTGCTAACGTAGCCTTTACCACATCAAACAGTCCTGCCCTGATGGCAAAGAAGCTAATGATAAGCTCCGTCGCATTTCCAAATGTGGCATTTAAGAAACCGCCCGCTTTCGGTCCCGTATAAACAGCGATAGATTCGGTAGCGCTCCCCAGGTATCCGGCTAACGGTATAATAGCGATACAGGCCAAAATAAACATGGTAGTTGCATTCCAATTCATAAAATATCCTACGAAGGAAAGGGGGACACTAATTAATAAAATTCTTAGATATTTCATACTCTTCAACCTCACTCTTACTAAATTATGTTAAATCTCTCTGCCTGAAAATTGGCTGTCCAATTACGTACTGTCAATTTGATGAATTATGATCCTAAAAGCAAACAAAATCAACCATAATCACCTATAAATTAGCAACTTCTTAACATATCTTTCTGCCTTATTCGACATTTTTCCTTCGGTTTTCCTCCTTCATATGTAAGATATGCATAGCAAAAGTAAGTGGAACGCAAACGCGGAGTGCTTTTATTCTATAGGATCAACACTTCTACAATTTAATGTAACAAGGTCTTTCTTATAGAATAAAAAAAGCAGAATGAATTAACATTCCGCTTCCCTTGCTTTTATTTGACTTCAAGTGGGTCAATGCCCGCAACCGCCTTCGCATTGATCACAACCCATACCGCATGATTTTCCGTTTTTCTTTGCCCGAACCATACTTCTCACGGCCAGAGCAACGATACCTAACACAACAACTGCAACAATAGCTGTTCCCATACTGCACCTCCTTTAGGATAATTGATTCCGGTAGATTTTCTATTACTCCACCATAATCTTAAGTGCCATATCCTTACCAATAGCAACTCTGGAATCTTTGATGTTAACAATCATATTGCCACCAATCTCCGACACAACCGTTACAATACCTCCAGTTACAAAGCCGAGATTCTCCAAAAAGCGCCTCGTCTCTTCCTTGCCGCCTATTTTACGAATTACGTTAGATTCTCCTGCTTTTACCATTGTTAAAGGCATCTTTATCCTCTGCTTTCCTGAGCATTCCATATCCTGTAGCTCATCTGAATTATTATATGATTTTGATAATTATTTTCATTTCATTTTATATGGTTAGTATATTCTAACTGACAATGGTTGTCAAGAATTTTATAGATAATTTGAACCAATAATTATAAATTGCTAGGGTAAAGTTTTTGTAGGATATTAATTGAATAAAAAGAGAACGCCTCTTTGTGTTATGATTTTAACGACTAAGAAAAAATCGGACACAAAGGAAGGTGCTCTCTATGATTAAAAGTATACAACAGTTTGAAGAAAATGGGGCAAAAAATTTAACAGGAGTTCTGGAAAAGTTTTTGAAAGATCCTCAACAACAAGCAGAGTTTATCTATGGAATTACAGATAGTGTAGTACAGTTAGGACTGGACATGATTGCGGAGACTTTTGAAAGTATGGATGAAGAACTGAGAAACAGCGGATACAGAAGGAGAAACTGGGTCATAAGCAGACGAGATGAAACATCCCTGATTACCAGCCTTGGAACTGTGAGATATTGCAAGACACTGTTTAAGAACAAGAAGACTGGAGCCTGTGAATATCTGCTAGATCGGATCATGGGATTAGAAAGCCATGTAAGGATGACAGAAGATGCACAGGCGCAGATGCTTGAGGAAGCGGTCGACAGTAGCTATCGCAAAGGAGGAATCAGAGCCAGTCTTTCCGAAAAAGTCAGCAAACAGACAGTAAAAAATAAGATACATGATCTGAAATTTCATACAAAACCAGAAAAAATAGAGAATAAAAAACAGGTTTCCTATCTTTATATTGATGCAGATGAAGATCATGTGTCATTGCAGTATCTCGAGAAAAAGGGAGATATCACGAAACCTCGAAGCAACACCAGTATGCCTAAAATAGCCTATGTATATGAAGGTGCGGAATCAGAAGCGCCTAAAAGCGAAAGGTTTAAGCTGATCAATCCGAAGTACTTTGGGGGCATATATGAGGGAAGCAAAGGAGTAGAACAGTTCTGGCGAGAGATTTATGAGTATATCAGCGCCACCTATGACATGGATGCCATAAAACAGATTTATATTAATGGAGATGGTGCAGCCTGGATAAAAAGCGGACGTAAATTTATAGCCGGATCAACCTTCGTACTGGATAAATTCCATATGCAGAAATATATCACAGCAGCAACTTCGCATTTAATGGATTCGTCAGAGGATGCAAGAAGTGAACTGTATGGTGCCATACACAAGAGAGCGAAATGGATGGCATCCGAGACCTTTGAAAAAATCCTGAATATAACAGAAAACGAAGCACAAAGGAAAAAGGTAGAAAGTAGTATGGCTTATATCCTAGGGCATTGGGATGGGATCATGCAGGGTTTGAGAAATAAAGAAACACAAGTGGGATGCAGTGCAGAAGGACATGTGAGCCATATCTACGCAGACAGGATGAGTTCCAGACCATTAGGGTGGAGTAAGCATGGAGTTCACCAAATGGCAAAGCTAAGGATTTATAAAGCAAACAAAGGAAATATGTTGGAGTTGGTGAGAATGCAAAAGCAGGAGTTGCCCATAGCAGTGGGTACAGAAGAAAGAATCTATTTAAGCAGCGAGATGTTTCGATTGGAAAGCAAGCGACTGACAGAGGAACAACGCTATGTAGAAAGGATAACTCATAGCATTCCCTTTCCAGAAGTGAAAAAGATAGCTTATTTTAAAAACCACATTTGGGGATTGTAAAAAGAATAGAAAGTAGGTATATTGTGAAAAGAGGTTAAATCTAAAACACATCAAGGGGATTCTCTACCCAATTAAATCCTACAGTAAATTTACGCTATCTTATAAATTGTTACATTTGCTGTTTTAGTTGGAATATGATATACTAAAAAC encodes:
- a CDS encoding ISLre2 family transposase; the encoded protein is MIKSIQQFEENGAKNLTGVLEKFLKDPQQQAEFIYGITDSVVQLGLDMIAETFESMDEELRNSGYRRRNWVISRRDETSLITSLGTVRYCKTLFKNKKTGACEYLLDRIMGLESHVRMTEDAQAQMLEEAVDSSYRKGGIRASLSEKVSKQTVKNKIHDLKFHTKPEKIENKKQVSYLYIDADEDHVSLQYLEKKGDITKPRSNTSMPKIAYVYEGAESEAPKSERFKLINPKYFGGIYEGSKGVEQFWREIYEYISATYDMDAIKQIYINGDGAAWIKSGRKFIAGSTFVLDKFHMQKYITAATSHLMDSSEDARSELYGAIHKRAKWMASETFEKILNITENEAQRKKVESSMAYILGHWDGIMQGLRNKETQVGCSAEGHVSHIYADRMSSRPLGWSKHGVHQMAKLRIYKANKGNMLELVRMQKQELPIAVGTEERIYLSSEMFRLESKRLTEEQRYVERITHSIPFPEVKKIAYFKNHIWGL